The DNA sequence TTCTATCGCTCTTAAGGCTACGACAGTTTACCATCATGATTTTGATAACCTTTGGTTTCTTATTGGCCTGTTGTTTTATAGGCCTACCGTGTTTATCATGCAGTTTTGCTGGTTTTGGACTCGATGATTTAATTTCTTCTGGGTTGAACAAAACCTCGTCGACTGAATCTAGGACTGAGAAGCTATTGGATAAATCTAGGTCAGCCAAGGAGAAGAATGAGCTAGAAACATTAGGCAACATGCACCGGGGACATTCCCAGGCAATATATTTGGCATGAGTGACTTGGTCACTGAGAGGCCCGCCATATGCTTCACAGTTTGTGTGAGCCCACTTCCCACATTCTTGGCATTGAAGAACTTGGTGGTTTTCATAGATTTCATCTTCACACACCATACATTTAGGACCAGGGTTACATTGAATATCACCTGATAATAGCAAAATGATTGTGAAACAAACCCGTTTAACCGGGCTTGAACTTGTACACCAGTTGATATAACTACGTTTGTACTTGAACGGCACTGAGAGGATTGATGCATATAAACTAGGTTTGTAATCAGGCCAAGTTGGATTTAAAAGTGTAAACCTCCATTGATTAATTTTGTGAATAACTGGGGTTGAAAAATCATGTGAAGCTGTATACATTCCATAATTGCCATTAACATTGTTCAGTTTGCCCACATTAACTTTAGTGTTAGGTCTAcagttattaagggggtactacacccatcgcatttttttgcgggttttttgcattttgtgaagaaatgagaaaaaaaaattggtcaaagtggtatgcaaaatgaaggggcaaatcttctcgttctattggtggcatcggtatcgatgtagcttacatgcttttaaagggacATGCCCAAAAGCGGTACATGGGGGCACCTTTACAAATTGGAGTatatctaaaatttcagaattgctaccgtgaaaccagtcacacgcacaaattaagcattaatgtcagaccctaaaagtaccaaaatatatattttttggaaatgcattaattatgcacagctttgaaaacacatgcttggcatcacttatcattattaaagaaaataaacttctttttcccttccagttgacaatgatatgcaaaatttgtgttcgctagttgcacatctgtttcaggtttgaaaCAGTAAAATCTTAATGATAAGATAATGCTTGTTTTTTAGTTCTAGGCGATTTTTAGGGTCGCCATCTCAGTAAAAGACAAACACTGAATACAATGTAAACGCTATCACAAGTACATGTGTTTggcacaaaaatgttaatttgtcgcaacttgttgcacaaaatcaactaTAGTGGGAACGTTCACAATGTatgttggagcataattaatatgccaccatTTTTACTTACATCAGAGAAGTCAATCCTGTCAATTTCACTTGAAACAATTCCGGCCAGATGATATTTCCGAGTTTGTGGAGGTCgccattataattttgtattttggggTTGGGCGATACTTGATACTTTGATACCGCCGATCGGTACTGTGGGTCGATACGATTAATTGGTATCGGTACCGGTAGGCTACTTTTGACagaatatagaaaaaataaaatgtattattatgaaacgtatcgaaaacaaaaatattcgaaaattgaaaacaaataattataagcaaatattctaatctttcattctcgACTTCACGCCGTGGGGGGCACTcggcaactttggaggtgacgcgtatgtagggctggataagaccccctttttcagcatcgctgtcacccaaagccctcatatttttttacaaacacatgctctgtcacccgaagaccccctattttccccaggcggcgaatggcatgatcgagctgGCAACTTgcgaaaccgcccggccgtatggcattttccatataccgctacttggttagttttgtggggttcattatcgaaccccaacggtttagcttgtatttatattatttattaacataggcctatttgtttgtgatatttcaaaataaaatgtttttagaattttaaaatttcaaaataatcccattcaattacacggttgaagatgaaaatttactgaatttagagaatgcaatgcgaccaccacctgatttttccatttgatctgtcacccaaagacccttacaagttcaatttgaacagcaaatttcatttatcactgattttgttacttattttgaaaaaaaccaatgaaatttgaagccatttagaactagaaattcgattttcgaggtttttgcagCGGTTTTTCGGCTCTCATccaaatattccatttaaaaataaggtcatgttctcacccaatgaccccatattttttacattttgctctcaccgaatgccccttagtgcgaaagtgccagccctacacctataatccatttcatattgaagtgccccccccccccgggacttcaggtagcgaataaattgtgtggtatagtgatttaattccaatggattgtccccgggattgtctatgggatatacTCAGCGGCATACCATGCGTGATATGtacgagatatttcgagtgatagaggtgaagtttatgatgttgtttttttgcaaatttccaatgtttttcgcctccaaatgtattgggaactttcataatgattgcatattaaagacccattcagtgatcccagcgcaagtgtaaaaaattaaaattgtttgaaggataagtcattcaaattgtcatttggtatttttgaaatgacaaatttggcaaaaaacgaaaaaaaacccagcagtactgacgaagttgaagccagtggcgtagctgccaaaaattgcctgtttgggcccccgccccctggCGCTATTTGGGCCCTCGCCCCCTAgctcaaggaaaaaagaggaaaaaggagagagagagagagagagagaggagaaaaAAGGGAGAGGAGTGGGGGGGGGAGAATGGtactatataatatcaaaatgtgttgcttttagggcgctagcacctataatctcttttttctctctctctctcttcactttctcaaaccaccggaaaaaaattgggtcaaccttttcgggctgttgaggaaggggcggctaaatttttgtttggtggatttgggcccctgccccattcaggcttgccccccccccccggttgaagccccattcaaatacacagcagctaatttagatactatcagtatctaaattacagattcgtgtaaaatgtctttcggctgaaccactcgcataggctatgtttagcacatctatgacaatgacaaaggtaccgaaatctgaattttgatgattttaacgatcgtctggatgaacaaatcactgaatgggccttttaactattttatcattttggaagaaaaaaagaaaaatctaaaaatttaaaacgatcgtacattaaggctttaattaaaaagaaagttctAAACTTGCTGCATCtagttgattaaagtgatgtttgctatactggttttattatcacctgtgttgtttgtgttaacgattcgtaatcccacgaagagtaagtttagttcgttaatgtggtaggcctacagccacacgtaccccgcatcccctgaacaagcacatcccgactcatttcaggcgcggattcaggggggagcgccgactggcccgaagagaagagaaaggggctttcgccgatttatgtttaaaacaattgctaaaattgtccaccaaatcgcttcaattagatcttcattttgcacaagtttcttacttctgaggggggaacatcccccctacaacaaccccctgcgtcgcccaagcgcgctccgcggccattttttttttaaatttaatttaattttttctaaaaattcggcccCACTCCCTGACTGCTCTGGATTGACAATCGGtaacaaaagctggtatcgcccatccctatggagattgacatAGACGTATTATAGGACTGGGAGCGAGTCTAATACGTGTGAGTAACGGCAGAAtccggttgtgaagaagactacgtggatcgctacaaaaataagcgtccttaacaacctgtcaactttaagacaaataggtgaaaaattacactttcacgatgtgttttcataatcttttttatttcacatgatccgtgcatatatcgcctagctataaatggaaaaatacttttttagaccaatcaaaccaatacatgggtgtagtacgcccttaaagtcATGATTTGCTTGAAGTGATTCCTTGGTATCATGATGCACACAGTCTCTATTTTCatagagactaatcttacaggtgcaagtgattagcatttctttgacatctatggttcaatgcatcggtaggtcctacCGCATGAACGTGATttcgggcgatatagtcaaaattgtattcatctattgttatggtagttaatccgatttaagtaggcctacgtcacttcgccagcgtgcgtataaacgtattctgttagggagtagcctacattaaacaattacaatttcaaactttgtgattggcaataggcccctataccggtaggcctacattaaaaagtatgcatgggtgacacccaggagcgattatagtatttgtttcctagctacatcatattttgattgtttccgttggccataatttaacacggaataaaagcaaaactcactgaaaaataacatttcctgaaaaatcaactaagtttagggagtgttcagaaatactaaCCCCtatcccctcttcgtgaacccaaaacttagttgacccccggtctcacaagttaatggacctaaaactgttatgaccccaccctcatattaagtacaaaactattttgcccccccgacctgtaccattgtacatcaaacaattgaggaaatattattattaaataatactaaaacttgtattcatgtcagtattgtgagtcggtaaattaccggttaatctacatggtaatttaccgccatcttgatttaccgtagtaaaatagggtaatgtttttaaaattaaaacttcgaataaaattgtttttgtttgtttgttttagatggCAATTACAATTTCATGCAAAAGAGttatgcaaatactttaaaatatacgttcggcatataggcctacgcgtcatggcctaccctgcctggcaaagctagtctggtcggaatatgcataataattatgtttcgttcggtagccgatacaaacggaaactactctgtcccttgatcaaacgtctattatattaacgccctctggccaggtcaggccatcattttaataacaatatgctattaacatatgaattggacacatgcaaattacggagtgtcacatcctgatttaataatccttgctagcgtactcgtcccagttacataacatATGCGGTTAAAtgaccaaccatatttggagttattacgttgtcattaactgggttggttcaggtcactgcttatggtaattcgattgcgctgctgggggtagagcaccaatctataaggaccaacgcctgatggcgttgataatagtgctacatattgcgttggtcctgtatggactacacaAAACCCACATAGTTTCTTGTTTGAAAATCTCTATTCAACACACAAATGTTAATTTTATCAATAGACAAaacttcaaaataattaaatgtgtaaaattcaTAAAATTCAAGTCCACTAAATAATATGGGGGTTTTTACGATAATTCTGGCTTCTCATGAGCCTTCAAACGGTATAGATGATTACAGTTGTTGTCGGCTATTATAAATTAATGGGAAGAAAAtttcacataatttgttattaggtaaaaaaaaatcggaaaattcCGGGCAAATAATATTATTAGTGGATTTCATTAATTTGGTATTCTTTCTCCATGAAATAACACTATTTTGACTGCCCTGATTAGCGCTTTGGTGTAAAATAAATTTtacgatttttattttgtttagaaTGGTGTATTTTGGCAAATAATGTATATTTTAAGTTTTACTGCTCTTTATCAGTTTTTAGCTGATTCTCTCATTATCATGCATTTAGCCTATTTCTGACAAGTAACTGATGATATACTATACATTTCAAGGTTATGCTTATTTTGATGCCCAGATTTTGaattaaagtctgcacaaaaagtaacgcagctgttataaatacgcctatagcttcagaactaaaaatagttttcacaaaatttcaacatagagagaaggatgatttatttacgcgcattttgataccccatttgtcataATGTCGTTCAACATTAACAacgcagtagtgcttttaaagaaaaatacccgaatttaaaagttgcagtttacagcgatcaatggttattatgccagcactgtaGCACGCCATTATCTTACTTCAAATcattacaaatagctgcaactttttaaCTCGGGTATctgggtcattcttcggtaaggtgcacGATTGCAGTCCCTCCACTTTCAGGAGTCATAACTAAAATAcgaaaaattttgttttttgcagttgtttagtattgacgttccttttatatctcaaaacatcaaaatattaaaagaagttcttattttcgagaaaattgcttatacagggtgtcacaacccccaaaaccccatgtcccgattggggtcatcaaaatttttgatgctgatatcttttagtggataacttcagcatcgtaaaaaacaccgggaatgacaagttatttattgtatattgtagaaaaagttattgtaacacatctttcatagccaggagtaaaaataatttcaccctaTATGTCTAAAATGTCCTGTCCCTATGTCTGCGTCATCTACCGTCACGAAAATTTAGAAGCGCCTGgagaaaaatactaattttgtaaggtcatttATTTGACCTAGAGAGCACAAGTCAATATGCAGtaaattcatttagacattttttcctCATGTTGGCACAATAAATTTATCAAAACTATAACCATTTCTTCACTAACACAGGTGGGTACCTTTATTAATCATCATCTCCGAACGCTTCTGATACCTAAAATGTtcgcattatttattttacttttttcaaaattacaacagttgtacgtttatttctattcacctcctttattgaccatgtgtatgTTATAGTTGTACCACTAGGGTCGTAAGTTTGTTAATTTCACAATATACCAtcacgtcatatccgtcacaatttTGTGATATGACGTTTGGGGTGATTTTCACCATGAGAGAATCATTTCCGtcatgtgacggagatgatacagcagaatttccattccttgacatcatctccgtcactctacagataatgccctgctttgaccttaaaactggtcaaatggaaatgtaatgatatgttgcataatcttgGTTATACTCCCTTCCTCTAtaggtaaaaaacaaatgttcaatgtgtgacacatttttggtatcagttgaacttcgttgcaattgtgacggagatgacgaccgtgatggagatgacattagcTGCAGAAAAAGCCAAAAAATTACATCAAGCTGCTAATAAAGATTGAGCCAAACACTTTTTTACTACACTGGAGACATGTCTATTTTCAAAACCTTCAAAAgtgcaccttaccgaagaatgacccatctttgtttcaaaacactgttgtattgttaatattgaacaaaactggacaaattgggtatcaaaatgcgtgtaaataaattatccttctttttatgttaaaatattgtgacaattattattagttttgaagctatagcgggagctataggcgtatttataacagctgtgttacttcttgtgcagactttagCTATATAAATAAACAAGCAACTTTGGCGGCACATTTGATAAAGATGAAATCATAATATagtttaatgatgtatattcatacgtagcggtaaacgtaaatagaaagtaaatctatacttctacgctactcaaatttggtacactcaccggagcgctttcaccgggtcaaccggcgtcttcagcgcgggcttcagcggatgttattgctctgaagattggtgttgctagtgatgtagtataaTATAGGACGCAACAGTAacagaactaaaagacccagactgaaccgtgacaaagggttgaacatcgaccctgtctgggacaacctcctgaccccccggaACCAAGAGCTACCAAGGGGGCGGCACAAtatcttcaagtttgacgtcatcaacatctgtgacgtcatcggaggtgtcctagtactacatcactagcaataACATCCTCTGAAGaagccggttgacccggtgaaagcgctccggtgagtgtaccaaatttgagtagcgtagaagtataaatttgctttccatAATATAGTTACTTCTTTTGTGGACGGAATATGTTACAGTGCGTATTACGTAATGGTATTCAATAGACTTGTAATGATGCAATATCCATTCAATGGTAGTATAATACCTtgatttaaaaacataaaaaccaTTATAAAAATTCATTAATAATACATTAAAAGGAGATATGCAAAACGCCGTTAAAAGGGGCTTATTTCCAAAGGAATCCTCAAACAATGCATGCAGAATAAACCAGTACCGTAATTCCCGAAagaaaaacatacaaacaaaaaataaaaaagcacCGAAACATTGATATTTGTGCGTATTGACAACGACGTAGTTTCGGTTTCTTTACCAATTTTACAATTTGGCAAAGCATTCCTTGATTTACCATGTGGTCAATCATTTTTCTGTGTCCGTATTGTGAATCATGGCATAATCTTGATGATGGTCTTTGGTAATTGCCTTTTTGATGTCTGAAACTAACCACGGGCTTATAGAAAGAGTCGACACCACACTCAGGAACAGGAACGACGTTGTGTAGTTACCAAAACGCTCATACAACCACCCTGTATTCATGAAAAGGATAAAAAGAAGCACAAACCTCTGTAATCACACATTAGATAGTaactggccattgctcattgaaatgaagctacatgtagtatatggacaatataagtgtgctctttcatttaatgacatgaaatttgaaaaatatttacgtaccacttgaggttttgacttttaaaacctagattttggtcatggtcaaaaattgtgcgtgaatcggttgttttcaacagatttaccacaggcGCCTTGCTATATATAAACATTGTCATCTGCTGCATGATGTAATGTAAAAAgttttagctttcgttcgatataaaaacaattctgattAGATGaggggaacacttgaggttttgagaaaaaacaatcacagatgccCATTTTCCattagaagctcacacagctctagTTATGatactatgcactcaaccgtgtaagcTAAACACAGTCCGTATTCTCTACAAGGTATGcttcttggacgaaattgtgtgctcaggtgtatcgaggtgcgtttataagataatcgttttgtagccaatgaaaagaaattaaatattTCGCCGAGTAAGCCTATACATCCCCAAATGAATCTTTTGTTAACCTTGTCAACTATTTGAGTAAATTCTGAATATATTTTGGACAATTTAAACTCACATACCTGACAAGAAGCCGCTTGATATGGCTCCTATCGAGTATCCGATGAAGAGCCAGCTGACTCCATTCGAAAGCTTCTCTTCTTCTACAACGACAACAAGTTCCTTATAAAGACAACAAAACGTGACAGCAGATCCAAAATTAACCGCAAACGATGACCCCATAATTCCAAAGTAGGAATGTGACATAGACATGACTGGATCAGCTGCAAAGGCCGCAGTCGTTATCAAAGTAGAGATGTAGAAAGTGGTTTTACCTGATAAATATTTTGCAGCTATTGGGAAGGCGATGGCACCTGCAAGGTTCCCTACGCCACCCATAGTTGCTAAGAAAGCTGATTCATATTGTAGAAATCCAAGCTCATGGCAATGTGTCACAAAATATATTACCCACCCTGTATAATAATAACCACCTGCAGTGGAAATGCAGAGCAAGCACACGAAACCAAAATTAATGAACAAATCTAAATCCATGATTTGAATGATTGTCTCCAGTTTATTTGTCAATTGGATGGTGGGAGAAGATACATGTTTTGTAGCTGTGGTTTTAGATAATTCGGTAGGTCTAAGTAACGCACCACACACAACTAGATGTGAGTTAAGTCCACCAAGAATTAGAAGCGTTCCCCTCCATCCATAGATGTCCAGTAGTAACTGTGTCAAAGGAGGCACGATTATCAAGCCTATTGATAAACCGAAGTGGGAGATCGAGATTCCTATTGCTAAGTCATTCAATGTTTCGACGTAAAATGGCAAAGCTGCTATACTGATTGCTTCTGCTCCAAAGGAAAAACCTGTTgaacataaataataaataataaatgggaTTTTGGTTTCTCTAAGGTTCAGAAACGAAAAAATCAAGTGATCGAGTTAACGATGCTAGAAAGCTGGAGAAATTTCATCATAGTGGACATGTTCTGAATAGAGTTAACATAACCATGACGTAATAAATTAGTTAGTTGTGCATCAAATTTCAAACGTGAAATATTTAACTGAGAAATTCATCATCACATGAtctttgtattttttaatatcgTCAGTCATTAATATAGTactgtcacggaggtataagtgcgttagtgttatagacctgacggggaagtcctcttttggtctatacgctagcgcgctcgcctcttaaacccagggtcgtgggttcgagtcccggcaggaccggaagtgggtCGAAGAGGCGCACGATATTTCCGTGAGGGGTTCGTGACataaatggtggcagcggtggtccctggtgtttcttaacaccagggggatcacccatcggaaagggttaggcgttcacaaaatggctggccgagtatttcttgtatcaaggacgaccagtctggccgagtatgccttgtatcaaggacgaccagtttaaacagaggaagtaaggcgcgaggacgcgccttacgaggagggggagcatgtcacggaggtataagtccTCTTTTcgtctatacgctagcgcgctcgcctcttaaacccagggtcgtgggttcgagtcccgacaggaccggaagtggctcgaagAGACGCAGGATATTTCCGCGAGGGGTTCGTGACAGTACTACTCTTCATTATTCACAGATAATCCATAGGATTATTTGAACATGTATCTCACACTTGCAAATGTTGTTGAACCTGGTTGCTCTCTCTGCCCTGCGAATATTAAGGACTTCTTGATCAGCTGACTTTTAACCGAAGAGATTAGGGTTTAGATGATTACGTATGAAACTAAAAGGAAAACCGATAACACTTTCTTCAAGTTTTCTGCTTGCAACAACGGGTCGAGACAAAGCTATCGATAATAACGTCCGTCGAGAGCTTAGCTACGACAATTGGTAgtttcaagttatgagttttAAGGTTGGATCTGGTTTTGATCATGTGGTTTCCTTTTATCCTGCCTAAGCCTTTGACTGACACTATTACCGATAGATTTGTCTGTATCCTTTGTTAGAAACTAacaactggtaaaaaaagtttcggttttcatttcagtttcccTTGCTTGGAAGTTACCTGATCAATgcatacaaaagaagtttttaaatttcatagtgcaatattcacgagcagagaagtcgaacaagtcaatctacatttgaaggAGTGATTTAGTTGGCCGAATAATCCAAggatagaccatcgaaatatttccaccgagattacaaaagaatagacactcgaaagaatagacactcgagtgtctatccatattcatattcatacatATCGCATGCAGGAGGATCGATTGAAGATATAGACTAGTTGACTTTCATTCAAGT is a window from the Amphiura filiformis chromosome 12, Afil_fr2py, whole genome shotgun sequence genome containing:
- the LOC140165307 gene encoding uncharacterized protein, which encodes MGGVGNLAGAIAFPIAAKYLSGKTTFYISTLITTAAFAADPVMSMSHSYFGIMGSSFAVNFGSAVTFCCLYKELVVVVEEEKLSNGVSWLFIGYSIGAISSGFLSGWLYERFGNYTTSFLFLSVVSTLSISPWLVSDIKKAITKDHHQDYAMIHNTDTEK